The DNA region CCACACACTGACATTTCAAAGTCTTTGTTGATTtgcaatcaataaaataattttatttcagatgATAAGAATGAATATATGTCAACAAACTTTGGAAAGGACTTTAAAAATTCGAACAACGCACAAAGAAAGTTTTATTATCAATGTGAATTGCCGCATGATTTCTCGTACCTGTcattctttatatattcataattttttaccagTGGTAATTTGATTGAGTGCTGATCTACCCTTTAATGAATACATATACACCGCTCGGAGTTACTGCGTTGTTACTGGGTACGTGTCTGCATATATAATTGCCTGATCATATGAAGCATAACGGCTTGCATTAAAACGTTCATTGAGGAAATGTAAATCAGTGAAACATGTAGGTATGGCATTTTATTCGTGTCTTTTATTACAATTATTTGTTTCgctttattttctaagatacgTTTTGTTATTTCAGAAATGGCAAGTGAATCGGATTCCAAACCAAGATGTCCAGAAACTTTACCTGATATAACATTCAAAGAAAAGACATGCATAAAGAAGGCCTGGCGACATGTTGTAGTTGTTCTGATGTCCCTGATCCTGGGTATGGGGATAGGTTACTTCGTGGGGTATGTTCTACATAGGGACCCGGCAGATGACAGATCTCATCAGTATCCACAAGCCCAGCATGCCAGGAGATCTCCACCCTCTGTTTTCTCTCCACTATCCTACGAGGAAATTAAATCAGTAGTGGATTACTGTGAGCAAACAAATATTACAAGCAACAAAAGGACCATGACTATTTTTCACCGCAACAAAATAATAAGCCTGTCGGTCCTCATCCCAAGCAAAGATGCTGTTTTGGCTTATCTGGATAACAATGGCGCCTACCCCGGTAGATACGCTAGAGTCTACGTGGACAAGGCTATGGAAAATCCCCCTTATTTTGTCGAGTATCAGATTGGACCGCTACATCAGGCACCAATGGCTCACAAAGTGCTTCGCACAGTGAGAGACCATGACAGACGACCTCGAAGTACGGCGGAATTCTCAAAGATAAGTGCAATTGCCACAGCAGAATTTGAAAAGTTGAACAAACTGTTCGAGGAATGTTTTGACGGTGGGACAGTAAGCATTAAAAAACGCGGTGAAAAGCAGTTACGTGTCTCGGTTTCCTCTTTAAGTTCCCAGGTAGGTCGGATCTCTACGGTCTACTTGCTTATTCCCGGGAAACTGTCAACGTCCGATATTCTTCCGGTGTTCGCCACTATATCCCATGCTGGATTAGACGTGACTAAATGGAAAGTATTTGACATATACTTTTTCCGCCAAGGACCTTTTGCAACTACAGACGACCTTTTAACTGCATATAGGACCGGGAATCTGACACTGTTTAAATTGCCTAAAGAATATATCAATAGTATTAAAACTTCTCGGGATTACACGAGACATTCAAGTCAACCGCTACGAGAAAAAGCCCATCTAAGACCCCCGAAAACTATAGAACCAGAGGGCCCAAGATACACAGTAACTGATTACATGGTTGAGTGGATGGGTTGGAGCATGGAACTTTCTATGAATAATTACCACGGACCAGCCATCTTTGACATTCGCTACAAGGGAGAGAGACTAGTATACGAAAATTCATTAAATGACCTGTCACTTCTGTACTCGTCCTTGAACCCTGGCGCAGGATTGACTTTGACCATTCTTAGCGACATGGTATTTCGCCTCGGTACTTTCACAAGCATCATTCGCGGCCTGGACTGCCCCGAGTACGCAACTATCCTTAATGTGACCACCTTCAGCGAGAGCAGGCAGAAGCCTTTCATCAGAGAGGCCATCTGTGTATATGAGGCAGATGGTCAACGTCCACTATGGCGACACAGTGGTAACGTCAACAGCGGCATGAATCATAACTACCTCAATATTCGCATTCCACTAAGTCTTGGCAATTATGACTACACGTTTGACTTTGAATTTCACCTTGACGGAAAAATGTGGACCTATGCCACAGCTTCCGGCAGTCTGTTTACTGCTTTTTGGTTTGATGGCGATGATACGGTTGGGTCTGAAAAGTCCAGAACCCAGTTTGGTTACCGTGTAGCGGAACATTCTATAGGAAGTATTCATGaccatttgttttcttttaaagttgatATTGACGTTGTTAGTCGTAAtaatacttttgaaaaaattcacTGGAGAGGAGGGACAATATCGGAAGCCGTAAAAAGTCAAACAAATAAGCCTGCAGACATATATGGGACACCATTTAATTATACCAGATATCTAGAGTTCGAGAAAATCAGGGAAGAAAAGGGGTTAGTCATTGAATCCAAGCCCGTAGTGTGGTCAGTCATAAATGAGAATCTACGAAACAAATGGGGAAATTTCAGAGGCGTCAGGATCGAACATACCCAGGAATACCAGGAAGTTCTTCCTCAAGATCATCCTGCTTTCGTTGCATTTCCTCAGATGAAGTACAACTTGGCTATATCCAAACACCACGATGGCGAGGACTATGTAGATACCGTGCAGTACGACAAACAGCGACTTCACGATCCTCTCCAAAATCTAAATCACTTTCTTAACGACGAAAATATCGAAAACTCAGACCTAGTAACGTGGGTCTCAGTTCGTTTTCTACACCTTCCTACAAATGAAGACTTCCCTATGACTACTGGGGCTCCACGTGGATTTCTTATCCAACCAATGAACTTCTTTCACGACACGCCCACTTTTGATATGCCCCAGTATGACATTTATAAAAACGGGACCATTAAAAACAATCCATACTTCATTCACAAACAACACTCTATATTACCGGAAGACATCGACCGCCCGGACTATGCCTAGAAAAACATTGACGTTCTAGCCGGAAGCGGAATTTCAGGTCTTACTCCTAATGCATTAACAATGCAAACAAAGTActtgagataaaaataaaatcaaaacaatgttCCTTAAACAATCTTTCCGAATGATTGCTGCTTAAATATTTACCTTTTTTCTAACGTTCGATATACATGTTCTAAATAGACTTTTTGAGTGGTCAGACTAACCATAATCAAATGTTGTCTATTGATTGTTTAACAAAAATCACTACGCTTTGTTTTTCGAGTCATAAGAAAGATATTTATCTGGAACTTTTCTTCTGCGAAAACTAAGCATTATTCTCACAAAAGAAGACTCAAGATATCCTTTAAAGTTAATATTGACAAAATAGGTTTTTATGGGAGGAAACATTATACCTTTGAAAGAGGTTTGTTCTTCTGCTTTTGGGTAGATATTTTGGATCACATTTAGTCTGAAAATTCTGGGGTTCTTTTCATCGAGAAGCCTATATTTTGGGCATAACTTTTGTCTAGTCCGGGGAGTTGCACCAAAACTTAGTCGGGATTATTTTGCAATTCATAAAGCGGCTTAATTAGAAGCATAAACTTTAGACTTTAGCTTAAGCATACGTCCTTAACAACGCAGCTCTGCGCATGTCTTACATCGTTTCTATTACTCATTTATGAACAGGtgtatttttcttgattttcttaaagattatatttttttgatatcataaCTAACGTATCCTTTGTTCAcatcatgtttgtttacaagCACATGTAATAAGCCAGttgaaatatcaattaatatcaATCATATTCGTTCTAGCATAGCCCAATATGCCATATAAGAAGTAAATTTGCTTCAGTCAGAAAAGGAAATTGCAGTTGGTGAGCGATGAAGGTTTTAGTTATATTTGGATAGTTAAAATCTCACGAATTGCTGTTTGTGAGTACTGTTAATATTGTcttatgagaaaagaaaaaaatctaatataaaaactgtttatcaagttagctgagaatgcaatgggttcttttttttatatatttattacattgagctaaacaaggttaaaacaatcatttctTGTATAAAGTATGAATTATTTTGACTAAACCCcgaacaagttttttttttcaaagtgcgttcaTATCGATGATATCAacgaactttgaaaaaaattattatttttctcaaagtgcgttgacttggtcccaaaattagcgcactttgaaaattttgtttaaagtgcGTAATTTGTAACAAAGCacataatatcaaaattaaattatagaaatagataaaacatttaatGGAAAACAATAAATGGTAAAGTGTATATGATTTTCCGGAATACCAGCACAAGGAAATAATTAATGTCAACCACATATGTATATCTTATAGAAAGCATTATCCGTATAATACATGTGTAATGTTGAGTTATTGACCTGAATTGTTTCTATTTATACAAAGACTGCTAAGATATCCATCATGATAgactcatattttttcttttaaagcgGGTCCTTGCTTGGAATTGTTTTGGTTGAAATTCATGACTTGTGTAATGTGCTCAACAGaattatcaatatatcattttaaataattagaaagccataaaaatagaaagtaaaaaaaaaaagtgttaacCAATGACTTTTATCATAttgaaagttttgaatttcCTGGGTCAGAGTCAAACTACAAGTTGTCATATAGTAAATTTGTGTTTACATCCAATTTTCTGAACTCCGTCGGTCTTTCATATTAGGCATTTAAATTGAAaggaatataaaacaaaattaatgcatCTTAGTTTTCAATAATTTCGCGATGTTTTGTATGACATCAGATGTGGTAATAAcaaacagtgttcaaaatcaaaagtccataggaaaaatacaaaacaggagcacaGGAAAAACGGacttctaaataaaaaaaggtaaaCTCAGGTTTcaaggaggagtgagcatcctctgctgaccagtCATACCGCCATGTGCTCTTTTCATAatcgaaaaaaggttaagtccgtagacaattgaTTGAGTTACTATGGTCTAACattaagtatgaaaaacgtcagtcagcgtGCGACCCAGTGGAAAACTGTATTTACTGACAAAGTTGTTGTATTGGCGATAGAAATTACGAAAAAATAGCTTCATTTGaaactgttgatagtcctggtTTATCAATGTGTTTGTCAGTAGCCTGTCTCTCCTTAAAAACTGTTCATACATAGatcatgcccttgcgtatcgaaatGACTGCGAGACAAAAACTCCATATGCAGGTGGTAAAGGTTATTGCTACATAGGTAAGGAAAGTTGACGAAAAATTAAGGTCATCACGTTTATTATTAACTTTTGTTATAAGGTTACCATCAAGGTCCCTTTCCATAAAAAATATCCAATTATGAAACAtatgacgcagactctgtggtatcttttatttcaagttcagtGGGTAAATTCAAGTCGACGTAAGTATTGAAGTAACGATAATTGTTAATTGAaaatacgtcgtcgatatacctgaattttgagttgaaggccacagcgagtgattcttttattttcacttacaagtttttgaataaattctgcttcctatgaatacaaaaataggtctgctaacaatagtgcgcaattggtacccatgggaatCCCAACAGATTCcccaaaaactacatagaagTTATTTATCCGGAACTCATGCATCTTTTTCATATCCACTTTAGAATACCTTTGTGTATTGTATACAATTGTGTGTACAATCttaatggtttttaacaaaatatatttgcaaatgACCGATGCCAAAGTAAGTAAAAATTTACGTGATCCGATTGTATTGAACAAGCAGCTATCTCAGCATAATGATGAATAAATGTAATTCTTACCTTAGATGTTATcaatatttctctctctctctctctctctctctctctctctctctctcatatgctTACTTATGTTTACGTCTATACTTACCTATTTTGTCTTAACTTTTGTCGGACATAAATATTCGAAATAGTCCACCGGCGTAGCGATAAGTCTAAGCGTACGATCCCTTTATGAACCGAGCAACAtcatcatattttaaatttactcgtatattttttcatacaatacTACGTAAACTATTTCTATGAAATTTTTAAGGGAAAGCGAAAATTTCAAAGAGTTTAGTCAAGAACTATATTTTGTAAAGGAAtgctttaaagaaaaaatggacAGTTTTCTTATTTCAATATTCTAGAGAACTATAACTTTGCCTTCATAATTTTTAGTGCATACCATACTTCCAGATATTTCGTGCATTGGTATATCTTAATTTTATTCCCAAAACgcatataattatcattttgatttcttttaacaagtttttgaatatttagtaaatatttcttaaatatcataaaaaaagaaacttcaAATTTTGCTTGAAATTAGCTTGTATCATGCCATATTTAAACTTTAACAACATTGGCCTATACTTTTAGTTTTATTATCTAAATTCATTGCATGAGCTTTTTCTTAATACAAAAAAGATCAAAACATTACTTTGGAAATAAAGTTGATAAcgttttctttataattatctaaatttttattataaaataaaataaatttttatctgATGCCACTGTTTATTCCGATAACAAATAATAAAGGTAAAAACGATTGATCTGGAGGTTGCTTTTTCATAGCTTAAAGAAGCACATAGACCCTTAATCTTTGTTTTGGAttaagagaaaattttaaacaaacattaaaaatattacattaagGATCAAAAGTTATTAATAGATATCATCCAATCAGGCTGTTAAACCTAGCAAGTGTACATGATACATGTTATCTCCCCAAAATTTAAATGAGTAAGAAGATAGTAAATACACGGGATTGTTTGAAATGTATACTGTTCTTCTCGTATACTGTGTTATCATAGGTCTTCTTGTagtgatttaaaaaactttatACACTATCCTTCTATGAATTtcttttgaagatttaaaatagataagggaaaaatatttgcaaaatgatttttagaaaattcGATGGACTAAGCTaacattttaaacttttgaacattgaatcgtaaaaaaaaattacacttaTTTGGAAACAGACAATGTTGTCAACCCCTTCATGGATTAAAAGCAAACAAAACTATTATTTGTTGCAATCGATCGTTCTTGACAAAGAAGAGATGCTTATGAACTTGGTTTAGATTTATAAGCCCGAACTAAGGTTGTCTCAACACAGTAAGAACAAAGGGAACTAACTGTACTGACACAGGATGAGACTTGGGGATTTTTACGTTCTCGTCCACCTCAGTGCTTTTATACCAAGTAAGTATACTGTTATAATAAAGACATTTGAGTCCGCAAGTACGGGTAACATCTTCCTGCATGCTTGAATTCcttataaatcttttaaaacaatatttattcaacAACAGTTTATGAAAGAATTTGAAGATTGTCATGACAAAACCTCGCATGTTATGTTTCATATGAAGACCACTTAAGATGTTCGTTTGCTAGCTAATATTTCCATATTTAAACATTAGAAGTGCGATGTCGTGAAGATCGGAATGATCACTAAAAAGTTCAACGTATACACTAACATGTAGATACATTAtgatgaaaagttttatttctgtttaaacaggtcgggtacactaccttatatggatagcattatttaacacgtgacagtaATTTTGGCAAACTGATTCTCCAATCCattgaatgagttgcaatgcatgacggtctaTACCGTGTTTACGATTAAACAAACGCACGTGGTATTTGTctgttttatacacaatatttaattgcttgccggaatgtttgtacatcttgatttttactttagaaggtaaaaaaggaaagattacgtaccattaactttgttccatgctgacattaaaaaatactgttgttttagttgattaattgtggcttcaaaaatgatcagtatcaaacgactgacaaacatacgtATACAAGTACTATACAAGTGGcttcaaaaatgatcagtatcaaacgactgacaaacatacgtatacaagtacaaacatattttgataagaaaaaacatCACATTTGTGTATTGGTGACATTATGattgtgcactagaaataaaaacaggtaactgtacatttttaacatacgtgaatagccactgtagtagaaatgcacaaaaatacaaacgcagaagcgcaagctatatgcagcataaagtagtttgtccgttaagcattctgatgaatgtccctgaagaaaatatcaacgcgcGTTCTACTAATGTTGTCCAAAATATGAGGTATcacgtgaaaaaaaaacagtactcgctgcttttaattcaataggacgtacctctcttttgaacattgacaatggggtatttaaataggttgatataagtcctcatatgcaatattttttaaatgtgagcgtagaaattgaaattgaagttcagacatCATTGTCCATATCactttcataaattctgaaaaattattcaaaatgagtttccaaaagacaattcaaaatggtaatatattttcaatacgctttgtatacactgaaacttgtagtagcccacaatgccttgcaactcattcacctgattggtttgtcgataaaagtaaacagatgcctaatttagtatgcaaatttatcccgacgtcacaaaatatagtggtctcgacctgttaaAGGTCTAGAAGGTCCTTGCCATTTTTAGACAATTTCAATTTACTTCAAAACTATATAATTCCATTTTAAGCTGAGCTCTTTCCGTAAGCAACGGCCAGACAGTAGCAACGATATACGGTTTTTGCGGATATTGACTGTCAGTTAACAACCGTTGAAATTGTTGAATGCACAAAAAATTTGTTCCAGCTTAAAATAGAAACTAAAATGCATATCATGTCAGTGCAAGTTTACATCTGATATATTCAATCATCATTGCAACATTGTTCTTTGTAACATTCTGCAGCTTGGAGGTACGTGCACAGTGTAGATAACCTCtttcttaaagggacttggacacgatttaagatcaaaatttcatttttttattttttatagataaaacGGTTTACGTGCACAtattgaatgattgaccaaaatttgaatgttagaattCAAGTTATAAGAGTGATGCAGAGGAaagaattcattgttatgtaaacaaagctctagtcttataattgttttcaaataatgtAATGTATGGAATTACCATTTTTTGACCCAATAACTCATGGAAAACAAGAAAACCTTattcaatgtgtttataaaaaatattatcaacagaagaAAGCAACATTAGATTGAAACTTATGCCAAAAAAACACAAATGGAAACAATAACAAGGATcgactttgtttacaaaacaaagatttacAAAGtctgtatcttgcatataaCTCAATATAAGACTTTCAAATTTCAATAAAGAATTACAAATacccatattaaccattctaaacatcaaaaatggaaacataaaatttaacatttggagctcaaatcgtgtctttAAGGAGTTTGGCGCCTGAGATAGTAGTCAATCATCCGAAAACCACTTGGatataaaatgttcatttcttttatttgtgacccatgtcatgccattttttggaaatattgagccccaaacagaaatgataattttcctgaaattattgctttaatttgacatggaaattgataatttgaagaaatcaaacaaatatttatagtttgaactatcATTTAGTTATGACTTTGATATGGTATGGAGTTGAACATATGTAGTGACTATAAaatctaagtcaaagtttaaaaatgtttgccTTACTGGTCGCTTCAAAGGCCAGTACATGATAAACACAACACcaaatattacaaaattttggagtaattaaattataacgcgaataaaaaaaattatagtaatgtcatctttcaaaatctttgcatataaatagatataattttaatgtctcattttaaagtcaaacaaataggggtcacatctcaaaaacttgagatatagcatgaaataagctaattttagccCTAAcgtgttgttaattttttcttaacttctatgaaatataaacttAATATACCAAATCATATTGATAGAAATAtcgaaatattgtttaaatatggttttttttagatcatcatgaatatatcgtaatacacaaactatctagaaGTTTGGTCTGCGCTTAAAATAAGAAGCTAAAGTAACAGTATTCTAAAACCAGagagttatgaaaattgttcatttccttctgccacaaaatatagtcccttactaatctctgtaaatatgtaatttttaaaaaataattttattcaataaagtttATTGGGCTTTGTAGAACATAAATATACTACTAGAATTAATATgtgatgcagaattttcagactagagctgatccaaaatggctacccaaaactTAAGGAGCGAACCTCTTTATAACATTTCTATTTTTTGCACTCTAAATACGTCAAAAGTGCACAATGCTTACTGCGAGTCTAAAAGTCTAAGACGCCTTTTTGTTCGCTGATTGTGGGCATGAGGATAATAGCGATATAGtgtaaattcctaatttaaAGCGAGGATTATATATCTGcataaaattgcgagaagcagctctcgcagattttaaaatctctggattttttttggaaagatgaGAACTTTGAGAAATAGGGTTAAAAGTTCCGTATTCATGATTTTATAATCTcgcgttttgatatacatgtctGTTCAGCTATAAGTGATAATCACATCGGTAACATTAGATGATTAGATGTGAAATATGACGTAGCCCTCTCTACATGACAAACTGACCaggtttgaaaacaaaacaactgCAGGAAGTACCCGTTTTACGGTACCTTGAGTAGTTGCTAAGCGGTGGAATATATTGTTACACTAACATCATAACCTAGATCTTTCTTAAATAAGATCTAAGGTTACAAATTCCGAGTACAAGTTCCGTCTTTTAATAAACTCCAAAAAATACTGGTAGAACTGTATGTGCATTGTAGAATTATGAGAATGAACCCTGTAAGATATATGCATTTTGGTCTAACTAATGAAAGATGATGCTGTGACCATATCTCTGATTTCTGCTACTAAAAATGAATAACTGGTAATATATATGAACGGAATTGGTACGTAAGTAAATAGCAACTGATTCAACTACATTGTACCGACTAATGAGATGAAAAGTGGTtagatgtattttttaaaataagttccCTTTTAACACTTGCTCTGACCGTGTCTCTAATTTTAGgtactaaaaataaataactggTAATATTATATGTAAGTAATTGGTACGTAGGTTTAAAATTCCCAAATTTTCAACTACCGAATAATAATAAGGAAACTGATTAGatgtattcattaaaataatttcccTAAAAAAGCATCCCAACACTGCTGTTCTCGACTTTAAGTGAGTCTGTTATTATCAAAATCCACCACAGAATTGTTTACTATTACAGGCGTAACAGGAAAGTGTTCCACTAACATCCCCCGGAGATGGCCATTGACTCCAGAAGTTTGTACTGACCAGGTCCTATCTAATCCTGACCTACGGTTCTCCAACTGTCCTCAAACGTTCGTCAAGGACCTTCCCGCTCTCTACACACCGCCGGTCTCTCCTTTTTCCGTCAATCTTTCCGCTGATTCAGTCCTTGATTTACGTATTACTACCACTGCGCCGTCCGGGGATTATGGATTCTCGGCCTTTGTAAAACCAGCTACAAATGACGACAGTTGTATTCTCCATTACAAATCCGACGACGGCAGTTTTGAGATGAAGTTCCTTTCCACAGCCTCTGGAACAAATGCATCTATCATTGGATGGGACTCCTGCGCTTCTAATGCCTTACAGGTTGGGCAGTGGCAGAAAATTGCCATGGCAACGGATGCTAGTCCCTCAAAGCTTAATTTAATCATTGAAGGAGCACCCTTTGACGACAGCAATGTAAACACCTTGACTTGGAAGCCTGATACTACAGTCCCTATTTTTAAAACACCGGGTACACTTAGAGTTGGGGGATCTTTTGACGGGGAAACATTCAGCGGATTGGTGTCATGTGTTGGTTTTGTTGAGAGCCAAAATATCGACTGTTCCAGGGATTGCTTCGATTCAAGTACCTGGTCTTCAAGTAAGCTCTTTAATGTTTTACTTACATGTTGATTACAACGGCTTGGTAGGTCACTAAAGAAACGGGCATAACAATGAGCATTGATTTGTGATAGTGTCAGATTCTGTGAGTTTAGTAAAACACTGATTGTAGATGATTTTAGGTATGAGACAAtgtaattaacaaaattaaatgttactGACGTTAGATACTTTTCAATTGCTATTAGAGTGACAAATAATGTCCAACGTTCAGCGCATTTGTGTCGTctcttcgaaaaaaaaaataggatcaAATGATACCAAAAGATGTGGTAGTCAAGTTTTTATAGTCTAGTCCGATTTAGtcgaaaaaaaaccttttaacgGCAAATATTTATTAGATGGTCCAGCatgattttttaacataattaaaGTGTGCTGATTCCAAAACAATATGCTGGTCTTCATGAAAATGACGTTAATTAGCtcaaaatggcgattcaaaatggcggaaaaccaaattttatactttttcttaAAGTCTTTTCATTATTGACAAACAATTATGAAATGATCCAGCTTAGTATTCTATCATATCTTAAGTGTGCTAAGTTTGAAAAAACTTACTGGCCTTCCCCCAAAAAGCGTTAATTAGGTCAACATGGCGATTCAAAATGGCAGATACccagattttataatttttttcattaaaaatttaaactagGGAAAACgcataaaaaacaataataatttagTCCAGCAaagttatttttgcatattaatTAGGGCGTGCTTAGTCTGAAAAATATGAATGCTATGACAAAAATGGCGCTAATTAGGTTAAAATGGCGGTCAAAAT from Crassostrea angulata isolate pt1a10 chromosome 7, ASM2561291v2, whole genome shotgun sequence includes:
- the LOC128192286 gene encoding membrane primary amine oxidase-like, yielding MASESDSKPRCPETLPDITFKEKTCIKKAWRHVVVVLMSLILGMGIGYFVGYVLHRDPADDRSHQYPQAQHARRSPPSVFSPLSYEEIKSVVDYCEQTNITSNKRTMTIFHRNKIISLSVLIPSKDAVLAYLDNNGAYPGRYARVYVDKAMENPPYFVEYQIGPLHQAPMAHKVLRTVRDHDRRPRSTAEFSKISAIATAEFEKLNKLFEECFDGGTVSIKKRGEKQLRVSVSSLSSQVGRISTVYLLIPGKLSTSDILPVFATISHAGLDVTKWKVFDIYFFRQGPFATTDDLLTAYRTGNLTLFKLPKEYINSIKTSRDYTRHSSQPLREKAHLRPPKTIEPEGPRYTVTDYMVEWMGWSMELSMNNYHGPAIFDIRYKGERLVYENSLNDLSLLYSSLNPGAGLTLTILSDMVFRLGTFTSIIRGLDCPEYATILNVTTFSESRQKPFIREAICVYEADGQRPLWRHSGNVNSGMNHNYLNIRIPLSLGNYDYTFDFEFHLDGKMWTYATASGSLFTAFWFDGDDTVGSEKSRTQFGYRVAEHSIGSIHDHLFSFKVDIDVVSRNNTFEKIHWRGGTISEAVKSQTNKPADIYGTPFNYTRYLEFEKIREEKGLVIESKPVVWSVINENLRNKWGNFRGVRIEHTQEYQEVLPQDHPAFVAFPQMKYNLAISKHHDGEDYVDTVQYDKQRLHDPLQNLNHFLNDENIENSDLVTWVSVRFLHLPTNEDFPMTTGAPRGFLIQPMNFFHDTPTFDMPQYDIYKNGTIKNNPYFIHKQHSILPEDIDRPDYA
- the LOC128191161 gene encoding uncharacterized protein LOC128191161, translated to MRLGDFYVLVHLSAFIPSVTGKCSTNIPRRWPLTPEVCTDQVLSNPDLRFSNCPQTFVKDLPALYTPPVSPFSVNLSADSVLDLRITTTAPSGDYGFSAFVKPATNDDSCILHYKSDDGSFEMKFLSTASGTNASIIGWDSCASNALQVGQWQKIAMATDASPSKLNLIIEGAPFDDSNVNTLTWKPDTTVPIFKTPGTLRVGGSFDGETFSGLVSCVGFVESQNIDCSRDCFDSSTWSSINMYPEKRHYGTFSPTETGKIPNLTPINVTSAGSISSCALQCLKNVLLCVSVAYNTATGTCSFYPNFYFVNLTSSPNTNLYVLQPY